From one Lineus longissimus chromosome 3, tnLinLong1.2, whole genome shotgun sequence genomic stretch:
- the LOC135485720 gene encoding homeobox protein six1-like, which produces MLTEQGHNPYNPPAPMLPSFGFTQEQVACVCEVLQQGGNIERLARFLWSLPACEHLHKNESVLKAKAVVAFHRGNFRELYKILETNNFSPHNHPKLQALWLKAHYIEAEKLRGRPLGAVGKYRVRRKFPFPRTIWDGEETSYCFKEKSRTVLKEWYAHNPYPSPREKRELAEGTGLTTMQVSNWFKNRRQRDRAAEQKEREVNPSLTPGHNSLLQDSDGGDEKPFMNEMKPKMEDDHNHNNQGGYADFGVTATSVTNNAINMAGSGQQNSTATNLSGVGRNDPGNMLPEYQRSL; this is translated from the exons ATGCTGACTGAGCAAGGGCACAACCCTTACAATCCGCCAGCACCCATGCTTCCCTCCTTTGGTTTCACACAGGAGCAAGTGGCATGTGTGTGCGAGGTGTTACAGCAAGGGGGAAACATAGAGCGCCTAGCGAGGTTCCTGTGGTCCTTACCGGCCTGTGAACATTTACATAAGAATGAAAGTGTTCTCAAAGCAAAAGCAGTTGTGGCATTCCACAGAGGAAACTTTAGGGAACTATACAAAATTCTGGAAACGAACAATTTTTCGCCGCATAATCATCCAAAGCTTCAGGCGTTGTGGCTCAAGGCCCATTATATTGAAGCGGAAAAGTTACGTGGGAGACCCTTGGGAGCAGTTGGAAAGTATCGAGTAAGACGAAAGTTCCCTTTCCCAAGGACAATATGGGACGGTGAGGAGACGAGTTATTGTTTCAAGGAGAAGTCTCGGACGGTTTTGAAGGAATGGTACGCACATAATCCATACCCATCACCAAGGGAGAAGAGGGAATTAGCGGAAGGAACCGGACTCACTACCATGCAAGTTAGCAATTGGTTTAAAAATCGACGACAGCGGGACAGGGCAGCTGAGCAGAAAGAAAG AGAAGTCAACCCTTCCCTAACACCGGGCCACAACAGCTTGTTGCAAGATTCGGACGGCGGAGACGAGAAACCttttatgaatgaaatgaaaccaAAGATGGAGGACGACCACAACCATAACAATCAAGGTGGATATGCGGACTTCGGTGTTACGGCGACGTCCGTCACCAATAATGCCATCAATATGGCGGGATCGGGACAACAGAACTCTACGGCGACCAACCTCTCTGGGGTTGGTCGGAATGATCCGGGGAATATGCTCCCAGAGTACCAAAGGTCCCTTTGA